The segment ACCACCAGAGGCCGATAGAGTTGTGAAATCGAGCAGGGACAATGGATGGAAAAGTACCTCTGCAGAACAAGCAGGTTTGCAGATTGAGCTGAACATTCTGTTTCGGCATGCCGATCAGCTATCAATAACAATCACAAAGGAACACAATGTTCTCCTTGGTCGTACTTTTTAAAGTTTAACTTTTGAGCCCTGCAAAGTCGCACTctgcaaataaaatacataatGACAACTGATCATGCAACTTGTTGTTAAATATACACTTTAAAATCACATGCTCAATGAcattaaatgaaaaaaacaaacaaaacaaaaaacaaaacaaaaacaaatggcaTAAAGTTGCTGTATGTGTGGCGTCTCTGGTGGGTGATTACCAGTGTCAGTTTGTTTATGTACTTATTTTTATTATTCTAAAGATCATCTGCTGTAAGCCGACTGATCAAGCGTAAATTGTTTCGCTGGATGTTATCTTGTTTTGTGCGATAACTCGGTCTGTGGCTAAATTGCAGAAGCGTCAAGCGTGCAGGACAAAAGTTCAGAAGCAGGGCAAGTGTAATGTTACATTCACATGCTCCGAGTGAGCTCGTAATTATGAACATTCATTTTGTTTGGCAATAAATTGTGCTGCATCGCCACTCTCTTTTTGACAAgtcttgttttcatttttaatgAATCACTTTTATACTTATGCTGCAGTGTAGGCTCCAGCACACAGTAAAACTGACAATTTGCAATTGCAAATAGTTTCTCTCAGCTGTAATCATAACATAAACAAGCGCGAAAAGCCCATTGAAAGTACAGATTAAAGATGGCAATGAAATTGTGGTAAACAGTCATGCTGATTTTATATATTAGTGATTTAATTGTTGAGATTGCTTTGTGCCATGAATGTAGTTGTTTGTAAGAaatgttgtgtatttttttaaacaaccacAACTGTATCTATTTgatgtttctttttttctgtttgtcaaatgtttttttttttttgaacttcaCTTAATTATTTTTGAGGCCCACAATGTAAATAATTTGCTTGCTTTATTTTGTCATCGTAAGCAATATTATTTAGATGTATTCTATTTTGTAGTTtattgtgtaaataaataaaatcaaaagtaTCACGAGTTTAAAATGAATTCCATGTCAAAAACCTCGAAAACTTAAGTGGTGTCGCTTTTTCCTGTGCGCCCTGAACGCATCCAGGCTGTCATTCGATCCTGTCACGGATGTTGTGACGTCACGCGGCCAGTCTCTCATAAAGAGGCCGGAGGCAGAAATAGCAGCAGACAGTTGCTTCTTGTGGCAAAGCTGAGCGACACACGGACTCTGCGCGAAAACAGTGCGTCGGCAGTTTATAGTAAAACAGAAACTGGATATTCTCATTTAGCTTTAACCACAAAGGCGCAAACGTGGCGACAAATATCTTTCAAACAAGCGTGGTCTTCAACATGAGCACGGAGATGTTCGCTAAAACTCCCATGGAGGTGGCCGTCTACCAGCTGCACAACTTCTCcatctccttcttctcctccttacTGGGAGGAGATGTAGTGTCGGTTAAACTTGACAACAGGTAAATTCGCAATGTGACGTTTATTATATGTAGGTAAAATGTAAATGCTTTAATCCTtctgttttatgtatttattttttttaattatgcagGCCTTTTTTTCATTGCTTCTGACTACGTTTTCACGCGgcttttcacaataaaagcaccaATATATCGCTTTTGTGTATTTTAATGGCATTCTTTCCCCTCTGTAGTCCTGTTTAGCTATATATTTAGTAGGATGATTTAAAACTGTAAAGAGACATTTATGTCTCAAAATTGTTCTGCTTTGCACACTTTGGAGTTCACTGTGTTTGCGCCTAACACttgcacacaattttttttttttttttttttaacaagttaaaaaaaaaggttaatcATGATTTGGCACCTTCTGTGGtcaaattcaattttatttattgcaAGTTATTTTTTTAAGAGGAATAGTCCAAAAATATGTATCAGTGAATGTTTAGCATTGATAAATGACTGGCGAGATTAATAGATAATGACAGCAGGAGTAGATCGGCTTGTCCTTGCAGTGTTGTGGTGAGGTGTGTTCTTTCAATGGATTCAGGAAATGTCGTCATGATGTTGTTTACAGATGAGCTGACAAACATGTTATTTGTTTTGTCTGCTTTATAGTCCAGTCCCTGAAAAGTAAATGTATGCTCTTGATCTGTCTTGCAGTGCCTCTGGTGCTAGCGTAGTGGCTATTGACAACAAGATTGAACAGGCCATGGTAAGTTGAGATAACAGACACCACACAATGATGGGGATGCATGCTACAACACATGTGCAAGAGTTTGGAAGCAAATTCCAAATTTGTGATTTTACAGAATAAGCAGTGAGCTGATGCTGCACAGCAAAGTGTTTACAGTGACAGCAGCAGGGCAGCAACAAGTTTCACAAAGCTCATGTTGTAAAAATGTAGTCAGAAGTTTTCATTACCTGAAGGTAAAATATTCCAATATGCCCCCCCTCCCCAAGActtatgtaaaatgtaactgtcaaATATATTCATGTCAACATCAGTTTAAGCAAAGTTTCCTGTTTATGGAGGCTTGTCCTGTCAAAGATTGGCATTTTCCATCAACAAATGACTTATAATAAGTAAACGAAGATGACAAAGTTTGTTAATGTGTAAATTGTATTCACTGGGGTTCATTCTAGgtgttggtaatgttagaccttacttgtgtgaagcgccttgagtcaactttgttgtgatttggcactatataaatgaaaataaattgaattgaaaaactgGCTTTGGAAACACCTAAGCATGTACATCTGTAAAATGCAATCAGTGAATGATCAGATAAGTCAATTCATTCCCTTCAGTTGaacacaataattaaaaaaaacagtgaatGCCATCATATTATATTTCTCCAAATTAATAAGAACAAGAgtaatccgagatttctgacatctgccaagggttgacaaggactcaaaataacagatatgtgattcacatcgtgtcCCAGACTTTACCTGAATCtgtattccacaacacaatgcagtgactgcatactgatccagaatggtctgatcaagatgttgcaatgtgatatttaattcactaACTGAAAAAAAGAGGCAtcctcctgatcttggttttacatcatgatgttgtatctgaagtagttttgacgtaatccttaagtctacaaagtgaattcctgatccagaatctggatccggatccagatcacctccaagattTATTGGAATGTTCCAAGGCTTAatgccaatgtgtggtgaaaatttggggaaaatctgttaagtagttttgacataatcctcaaaatcAAAGTGaaatgtacaaattgaaatcctgatccagaatccaaatatggatcacctccaaaattcagtggagtcttccatgccctaatatctatctgtggtgcaaatttggtgtgaaTCTGTGAAGTAACTGTGACATAattcttaaaagcctatataaactgaaatcttgatccagaatccggatcacgtccaaaatttaatggcgtcatccatggcctaaaatctatctgtggtgaaagtttaatcaaaatccgtggagtagttttgacgtaatcctgctaacagacagacaaataagtaaATGCCATTGATtatatgtccgccaaggacgtaataatgtGTTTAAAATTTGGTTAACATTTAATGCACCAAATCAGTACAaacagcaactttgttttgcttgggCAATACCTCATAAACCTGTTTACTACCTGCGGGACTTGTCTGCGCTTATTGCAGGGAATGATGTTATTGTATACATGGTGGAAATAAGGAGCAGATGTGGCTTGTCTTTTACTTTCCTTTTTCTTTACAAAGCCTAAGTCTGCTTGTTATGAGAACTATTCCAGTACAAAACTGAGTATCAAACACTCCTAATTCCTCTCCTCCTTTGTTTGTTGCAGGACCTTGTCAAAAACCACCTGATGTATGCGGTCCGTGAGGAGGTGGAGATCCTCAAGGAGCAGATCAAAGAGCTGGCAGAGAAGAACAACCAGCTGGAGCGTGAGAACTACCTCCTGAAGAACCTGGCCAGTCCAGAGCAGCTGGAGAAGTTCCAGTCGCGTATCCCGACAAACGTGCTGCTGCCTCTGGACAATCAGTCAGACCAGCTGTCCCACGAGCACCACCAGCAGCAGGCCTGCAACCTCAGCACTGGCTCTGCTGTATAAGTGGCTCTGTCTTGGGGCGGGCAGAGCCACTGCCGTGTCACGGAAATGGACCTCCATTTTAACCAGTGTTCTAAAATCGTCGCTGCCGAGACTCCTTTGAGACCGCAAAGGAGATGCATTGGGGCAGAAATGATTGAGACAcgaaagaactgttaaatctgaTTAGCACAGAACTTAAGACGCTCTGTCCGGTGCAGCCTCAGGCCCGGCCTATGATGCCATCCAAGTGTTTGTCGTAGTCTCTTGTTGTAGACAACAGCGCTAAGAGGGAGGGCTGACTATACGCGGACGAGTGCTTGCTTTCAGACAGAGTGGGGAAGCTTTCCCTGCCTAGCTGGACCCTTCTGAAACAGCCTTTGCTCCAGAGAGCAGGTGAGGAGGTGTTGATTGGGCTGGTCCTGCAGGTGATAGGTTGGAACATGGAGGAGGTTTTTCCCTCTGTTCACGCAGGTGAAACCCAATGAGATGGTCCTCCGTGTCTCATGAGGAAGAGCCCCGGCTTGTGGACTTGTCCGAGCTGAAAGTACAAGTTTCACAGGTTGCCAGCCACATAATGACACTTTCTGTACCTGCTCATGCAATTTTGTACATTCAAGCATATGATGAATACTCAACAGGATAAGCTAAAGCAGTAGAGGTGGAGGTTAATGCAGTAAAGCTGAGGGTCTGCTGCCCCAAACTAATCACTATACTGTATGATTCATAAAAATGTCTTGTACTGTCTGCAGTTGGGGCTAAATACTGCATGTGAGGGATTTTTATCctgttttgtcttctgtttttcttttttgctgattTGAACAAAATGAGCTGATGTAAAAATAGGAGCATTTTAAAGTGGATTTgtaagattttattttttaaatcgtgAGTACAGGCATATCTGCCCCCGACTGTTTGCTTTATAGGATGGCAACAATGTACAGTATATAACATAGAAACATCCAGAGCAAGCAGACGCACTCCTGATTTTGAGCACCATTGTACAGAATCTGGACTGATAATTCATTTTGAAAACAACGGCATGACACCAGTGCCTGTGTGTAGTAAGACAGGAACACATTTCTGCACTGAGCTCTGTTAGTGTCTTGTAGCTATCACAGCAGCAGAAGCCAGTAAACCAGGACCGTGTGTAAATATTCACAGGGAAAAGTTTGTTGGTGTGCTATTGCTGactacttttttgttgtttttaattttgtaaaGATAATGGTGTTGTTGCTGTACTGTATCTGTCAGAAGTTTTTCGTTATTGTGTGTGGATACAACTGCACATTCGCAATAAATCTTGTTTACATTAAACTATCACTGGCACCGTGTCACTTGTTGCATACTTACAGACCCGGAGTTTGTTTGACCCATGCAACATGCATCAATTTAAGTGGTGCTTATATTGCGACAAAGCATTTATTTTGAGAACTGCACGGTGATGGTGGAAAGtgctttcaacaggaagaaacctcaagcagaatcaGACTTTAATGGAGGAGTCACCTGCCATGACAATCTATGTAAATGGTGATGAAATACGTGGATGGTTCACATAATGCTGTGGGTTAAAAATGGTGTTTTGAACActcaaaagccccccccccccccccccccccccccccgacttttGGTCAGCCATTTAATATTTGAGTATCTGCTGATGCAGTACTTTGATTTTCCTAGCTATGACACTTGTATTAATACACTTGGTATTGCTACTGTAGAGCAGGAAGCTGAGTGGGTGAGGAACTGGCCTGCAAATATGTAGACCAGGTTTTGAAATTTACTTATGCTACCTGCGTGGGCATTTAATCTACATTGGCTCAATTAACCCAACGGTAAATGGGTACCGGTCTTAGCTGGGGAAGCAACCCACAttggactgacatcctgtccagggggagtcatagcctCTCAGCTGCTCATCTGTGCAGAATCCAGATATGAGCTACGGGCCTCAGTACGGATATAGGGCATACTTCTCACAATTGCACAGGGGtgctgccagg is part of the Thalassophryne amazonica chromosome 11, fThaAma1.1, whole genome shotgun sequence genome and harbors:
- the tsc22d3 gene encoding TSC22 domain family protein 3 isoform X3 yields the protein MSTEMFAKTPMEVAVYQLHNFSISFFSSLLGGDVVSVKLDNSASGASVVAIDNKIEQAMDLVKNHLMYAVREEVEILKEQIKELAEKNNQLERENYLLKNLASPEQLEKFQSRIPTNVLLPLDNQSDQLSHEHHQQQACNLSTGSAV